A window of Cheilinus undulatus linkage group 23, ASM1832078v1, whole genome shotgun sequence genomic DNA:
ATTCCTGAAGGCGCAGGAGAGCAGGAAGGAGATTGGCATCAGTGTCTCTCAGAAGCTCAGCTTTTTCCATAAcctcaaaattaaaatacataactaaataaataaaagaatgaatgcataaataataaatacacaTTGCATAGATATCTTGAGGAATTGAATCACCGTTTTGTCGTGGGATATTACCATTTAATATGCTGAAATTGTGAAGCTAAATACCAGCTTAAACCTGCTCCTGTGTTGGCTAGGGATCAAACTTATTTTCTTCATGCTAATGCATCTTGAGCTTTGTTTAGCATCTATTTACATATGTTATCACTACTAATCACATCGTCATACAAATACTTCTGTGTCACATCCAAAGAATAAATAATCTAATGTGTCACGGATTTGCTGTGCCAAGTAAGGAGCGTTTTTTTtccagctgagtgtaaaaaaaattgcacgGCACTCACAATGTATCGCGTCTCCTTGGCAGGAGACAGGGAGCACTGCTGTCTGTAGATGCGTACAAAGTCAGACAGGGAGGGACTGCGGGGAAGCAGCGAGGCGGCATCGCAGCCAAAGAAGGACAGCAGCACTTGTTCGAACAGCAACGCAACAGAAACACACTCGACACAGCTGACCGTGGCGTGAGGcagctgcagagaggaggatgaaAGACATTCAGTGTGAGATCTGATGAGTTGATACACATATTTTAGTGgcccccttttttttgtttacactgcacactgaacaaaaaaaatccactttaaaGAGTATTGTGTTACATTGCTTTGATATGATTCAGTgttaaatatgacaaaaaagcAATGGGAGGTTAAATCAACACCAATTTAAGTGAGTTATAGCGCTGTAGCCATGTCAATAGTTTGATCAAGTAATCCTTTCCAAACAAACTGCTCTACTTTTGCTGGTTCCAGATTCTCAATAACAGCTGGAATTTATATTACATCTTTCAAGGGACCCAAGGGCACTTGACATTAGAAATTTAACCAAGGATAAAGCAGATATTTCTAAGGAGAGGATGGGGGCTGAAACACTGAAAGCCCTGCCTTCAAAAGTCCGCAGGTTGGTGCAGGGATTTAAGAGTAGACAGGTGTCTAAAGAGCAGAGGGTACAGGAAAGAGTGCAGGATATAAAAAAACTAATTTGTTGGGAAACAGGAGGATTTGTTTATAAAGCGGGACTTGACCAGAGGGTATTGATAGGGTTATTGATAGGGTAgggtttttctgttttaagtgAGGGTTCATAAGGAATCCTAAAGTTTCAGCGCAGACTTTGGGTTGGCACACAAGTGTTTAATGACATCCTTTGGCATGCTTGGACATTATGAAgagcttttttaaagaaatttgacaaaaaattcaAACTAGAATGAGTGTAATATCATATAACATTGAGGTTGCTGAGGGATGctgcctttattttatttttcaaagtaaattttacttttcaaagttcatttaaacaaaagaccacaaaacaaGAAGATAATGAAAAGACAGCCAAGACTCTAAGCCATGGAACAACATCGGGGGTTGACtgatattattgttttttttcagggctgataccaATTATCAGTTGTTCATGAGACCGATACTGACATTCGGAACTGATAGGCATTTATTGTGACGTAGAATATGGGCAAAAGTAATATTGCATAAcccaaaaaataaaggaaaatgacAAATTTAGCCTTTACTCTATCAGCATGAGAGGCAAttcagtagcagcaggaaaaccGGAAGTCATTCCATaagctcactgtgtcagtggcactcaCGCTGACTGAAATTCGTCAGTCAGATCGTGTTGTATGCAGGACATTAGGGTCAAACTGTGGATTGTGAAAACAGAGCCAGAAGACGAGACACACCTTGCAGTGACGCCAAAGTAGCGCACTTTTTTGATTGATTCATTTTATTGACTattggtaaaaacaaaatgaagataaccccccaaaaaatcattaatactAATCAGTCAACCCCTAAACAACTTTTCACAATATATGATTCAAAACTAgagtaaaacatgaaaagatcTCAACAGGATTCTGTTATTGTACCATTATTCCTTAGTTTTTGTAGATGAAAAATTGGGTAGaagatttcatttaaaaaatcaggagAAGGGAAAAATAATTCTATGAGATTCACATTAAAAGTTGGTCCACCCATCTGTGTTAACTCTGTCATTTCAAATGGTAAAAGAACTGGGAGAGGCCACCAAATTTCAAAACATTACATATTTGTTTCATTTGGTGTGGCAGAGAGGCTTTCACTGGGAAAATCTTGTATATTTCTCTCTACCACTGTGCTATCTtctggtttagtttagtttatttatttatcaagggaCAGTATGCAATGACATTGATCATTCATACatagtaaatgaaaacatggttgcacAAGATTTAGTGAGTCACTAAATCGCTTAATCcattgggaaaaaaatgcaccatCGAGCAGGAAGGTTGGGATTAAAACCTTGTTGCGGGAATGTCACAGGGCACTTCCACCTccatctgacattttttttcacacatggaAGATATGTCAGAACTGCATTTAGTGGGAAACTGAAGTGTACGTTATATCCTATGAAGTATTCAATACCAACTTTCTTTAAACCAATTGCATGTGGAGAATTTATATCACAATGAAATACTTATAAACATTTTCCTGACTAAACTGAATTTTGAGGTCCTTCTCCTGTGTACTGGTGATTTTATATGGACCAGGGACTGAAGTCTTggttaaaaagggaaacatttTTGTGGTATTAAGAACTagaaagcactcggagagcgcagacctctgccattaaccctatctcccaacagtacagaatcctttaaaaaaattcctggatccagacggtgatccagatcactcccaaaatctaattagttcttccttatgccgtttctgacatttcctgaaaatttcatcaaaatccatccataactttttgagttatgttgctaacaaacaaacaaactaacaaacccacccaatcacataacctccttggcagaggcaATTAGTAATACGCTGTCAAGAGGGCTGCTGGGATATTTATCATCTGGAAACTTACAAGAGATGAGATCCTTTATTCATATTAGGACATCTGAATACAGACATTTTGAGTATCAGTTAACATAGTTACAAGTTCATATCTTTATGTGTTTGAATCTGGTTAACATTTGGATAAACATGCAGGTAAATGTCAGTTAAAGGTAATCATTTGTTTCGAAATCTGACACTTGGGTTCCCCCAGCTAAGATTGAGGAGATACAAGACTGAGCTTACTCctatttctgtttgttgttttttaaaagtttaactgAAGACCAGTtgattttatacttttaaaaattcaatgataaatcaataaaagcaagtgtctctctctctcttacctGGAGTTCCTTCAGCAAAACCTGCATCACATGACTCTTCCCTGAAGCCCGATGGCCATAAATGAAGATGGAGGGGTAGCTGTGCTGATGTggctgttaaaaagaaaaaagaaaaaagaaaaaagcctcAATATGATTTTGGCATTTCTTCAAACTGCTACTGGCTACAGtaactctttttatttttgtcagggCGTTTTGCTTGTCAGCAAGTTTACTACCTACCCAATGGTCTTAATTGattcatgaaaaaacacatcaacaaattgttcttgtcaaaatatttgtttacagaTTGAACAACGTAGCACCAAATTAACACCCGCCACCAGCCAAAAAGCTGGTAATCTTCAGCAGGGTATGGTGAATTTATTCAACCAACCAGTCACTGGGGCAGATAAAGAAAGGTAACTTAACAGAAGGGTTTTTGAttttatgatgataaataacATAAATTGCACCcctttttttgcttgtttcttCCAACTTCATGATCAGACTTGAGCAGACCTAGTTGACCAAAGGATCCCGCTTTCTTCGTCCCAGTATCAGAGCTGCTATCAAGTGTTTGTTGTATGTTGGGATAGTTTGACACAGTGTCTTATGAGTAGTGATGCAACTGGTCTTTAAACCAATGTTTCTCTGGTTAAGAATTCCTGAATTCCTGCTTGAGATTGTAGGAATTgtgcacaaaatatttaatgctCTTAAATATGACACTTATGACGCAAGAAATGGCCTAGGGCCACAGTTTTAACACCCCATGCTTTGACAAGAAATCGATGCCAATGTGGACatacttttaattattttgttgtGATTATGAACTGGTTTATTGTGCTTTTCATGAAGCTCATTGGCAAGCTGTGGGGAAAACCGTTTAAAACACCATGTAGATACAATGCATTAGGACCACTTTGGCACTACTTTAACACTGTACaggtttttgttttacagtggaaaagattcaaaattttaatcaTAGCTAAAATGTCACAAGTAGCTGCATACTTGAGAAAACACAGGACAGACGTCTGCTGCTAACATCGTGCTAACTGAAGCTACATGCTATTTGACACTGGTTTAAATACCTGTCCCATGAGTGACAGCAGCATTCCAGCCTGGACCTCCCTGCAGGGCAGCTTCTCTGCGACCCTCTGGAGCTTCTCCTCCTCATATCCTGAATGTTGTAGCAGCGCTGTCATCGTtgcactgacaaaaacaaacacaacaccgCGTTCACTACGCAGTAACAGGACAGTGCTACATAAAAGTAGTTAAACGGTTAGCCTAACGTTCTGTAACAGAGCATCCACGAGACACGAGCTCCGGTTTGCTATAAAAAAGCAAGAAATGAGGAAGGCTATTAACTGTGAGCACGACAAGGTAGTTTATGAATATCCATGTCTcgaaaaaaatgtctgaaaaacttTAAACGCAAGAAAAATATAAGTTAAGGTCGAGTAGTTACGGCGAAAAGCTCAGAGAAGTTTCGCGCGCCTTCAGATTACGTCAAATTACGCTCTTGGGTCATCGACCAATCGCAAATGACCAGTGGGATCATGGGTAATGgagttttaaatttaagactagtttttgcagagaagaaaaggcaagaaaaggaaaaatatgacCCAAGATATTTTTATACACGTTACAAAGACAAATATGTACAATTGTACGCATGTTTTTACTTGGACGCGACACACAATGCATGTCTTTTAGTTATGAATTAAGGGAATTCCTTTCAAAATGCTGCATAATTCTCAGTCTTGTGTAATTATTAAACATaacaataattttaaaatatggaaCTGCATTtgtaacaatgataataatcatGAAACAGCTAAAatctagaaaaaaatgaaatcattatgatgtgttttatGATGATTATAGCTGGAAAAACGCCTATTTTGGGGGAACTGCACGCctaatgtattgtattgtacacTGAATACTGTGGTTGCTTTTTCTAATGATGACCAGCCTCTTTGGATGCCTTTGTGTGTTCTTTTAATCGTGACAATTTAAGATTTCGCGCGTGTTACTAGAGTAACGCGTCAGCTTGGGATTAAGGGATGTGGGCTGGCCCTGTAATATCCAAGGCTATCCTCTCACTCCGATTCAGAATGAGCTCAGCTGCGGTTGTGGTTCAGTTGGCGTCGAGCACAGACGGAGCATTTCGGCGAGATCTCACCCCATGAATCACTGAAAGACGAGGCTCTTTCTCGGAATAACAATCTCCGCCTTTGGGACGCAACTCGGGTAGGGACATTTCCAAATAGATCTGTAAAATATGCGGCCAGATGTTGATGAATAAATCGAGAATTACTTAATGGAGATCGGATTGCTGAGGCTTGTTTATACGGAGCGCACGTTTCGCTTTTGCAGAGTGAtgtctgaaaacaaagaaatcataAAATCTGACCTTGTCATGGATGCGAGAGTGCAGTGATGCTGCAGGTGCAACTGTGACAATATAGTCCATCTATAGAAAGAGAAATACACCGAAAATATAAGACTATAAACAGAGAAGAGTGGTGAGAAGTTCTACTACACTGTGGTTGTGCCTTATCCGGAtcagatgctgcagatgttttagtCCAGGTTCACTGATCCGGAGTGCTGAGCAGACCTACCTTTACGGAGAGCCCTTATGATGGTCCCCGGGGCCCCCAGCACGACCACCACCATGCTCCCCGCCTCGGAGGCTGCCAAGATCTACCAGACCAACTACGTCCGCAACTCCCGCGCCATCGGCGTCCTGTGGGCCATCTTCACCATCCTCTTCGCCATCGTTAACGTGGTGTGCTTCATCCAGCCGTACTGGATCGGGGATGGCGTGGACACCCCGCAGGCTGGCTACTTCGGTCTGTTCCACTACTGCATCGGTAACGGGCTGTCCCGGGACTTGACCTGCCAGGGCAGCTTCACCGAGTTCAGCGCCATCCCCTCCGGTGCGTTCAAGGCCGCCTCCTTCTTCATCGGCATGTCCACGGTGCTGGTGCTCACCTGCATCGGCTGCTTCgcgctcttcttcttctgcagcaCCGGGACCGTTTACAAGATCTGCGGCTGGATGCAGCTGGCTGCAGGTAGGACCCCTGGACTACACGTGGGGCtcaatagggctgggcaatgtgGACCAAAAATCAGAGCTCGATTTTTTTaggtaaagaaaataaatcgTCAGAATATCAAAGTAATAAACTCTGGTATGCTgtctaaattaaacaaaaaacaatggcCTCTTAACAGGTTGCGTTTCAAGACAATATCTCCATTATTTTACTGATtcatggtatcaaaaagtactAAAACTTAGTGATCATcagtcattttttgacaaaGGGACACATCAACATAGAAGAAATACATAAGCAATATCTGTAAAATGGCTGAGATAGAAGTGAAGGAAACACTCCATGCCAGTTCCACCCCCCtttctaaatgttgccaacataatTGTACAACCATACATTGTGTAGGAGTTTGCCAGAATGgattgataataaaaaaaaaaaatagcccaAGAACAAGTATCTTGTTCTTGTGTTGATAATTTGTGTTGATAATCAAATTGCAGGAAAATGCTGTGTTGCCAACATGTTTGCGCAATTGAGACATTGCATAGGAGTTTGCCTGATATTTTTATGATtggaaacaaagcaaaacaaaaactgaccaAATTAGATGGCTAGAAAAAGTATTTGTGTTAATTATCAAAAATTCCAGGTAAACTCCagatgttgccaacatatttgtgcaattcacACATTGTGTTGGAGTTTGCCTGAAATATTTGACAATCAAAAACAATGAATTATCCAAAATTCTGTGTCTTGGAGTTCTTTTTGTgctaataaaagaaaaaaggagaactCCAGATGTTGCCAACATGTTTGCCTAATTTAGACATTGTGCAGGAGTTTGGCTGCAATTTCTGGTGATGAGAAAATTAAGTTATCTAAACTTTAGTGTCTTGGAGCTTcatttgtgttgattttcaAAACTTGAAGGGAAAATTCAGATGTTGCCAACATAAATTTGCAATTTAGAcattgtgcaggagtttgcctgaaacttttgataattaaaaaaaacaaatgaccaAATATTGACTAACTGGGAATTTAACTGGCGTTATCTTTCAAAAATTGCATGAAAACTCTTGATGTTACCAACAtaattgtgcaatttagacaatgtgTTGGAGTTTGCCTGAAATTTTTGATgattaataacaataaataatacaaaacaaCATCTGGGAATTTAATTTGTGTTAATtatcaaaaactaaatgaaaactCCAGATGTTGCCAATATAGTTGTGCAATCTAGACATTGTGCAAGAGTTAGCCTGCAATTTTTggcaattaaaaacattaaaataccCAAAATTGGGTGTCTTGGTGTGAAATATATGCTAATTATCAAAAACGGCAGGTAAAgtctaaatgttgccaacacattTGGGCAATTAAGACAATGTGCAGAAGTTTGCCTGAAATATTTgaggatgaaaataaaacagaatgggAGTCTATCAATTCTAGTTCTGTTAATAAtcaaaaaacacaggaaaatacAGCTGTTGCCAACATAATTGAGCAATTAAGagcatgtgcaggagtttgcctgagatttttatgtttaaaaacaagTAATCACCAAAAATAAAGATCTGGTATTTATGGCTATTATTTAAAATGCCAGGAAACTCTAGCAAAGGTAAATTAATTACCCTAGGTGtctatgactttattttttgtaaatcataaatcaacaaataaatgcagaaaagcTCCAGATATTGCCAACATAGTTGagcaatttagacatttttcagaaatttgcCTTCAATTTTTTGATGattgaaaacaataaatcacCCAAAATTGGGTATCTAGGAACTTTATTTGTGTTAAGAATCAAAAACTCCAGATGTTGCCAGCATATTTGTGCAATGTAGACATTGTGTAGGAGTAGGCCTAAAATTTTTGATGATTGAAAACAATAGATTTCACAGAATCTAGTAACTGGGAATTCTCTTTGTAATTATCAAAAACTACAGGTGAACTCCAAACGTTGCCAATATATTTGAGCAATTTAGACACTGTGGAGGAGTTTGATGTTCTTTTGCTCTTTGGATCATATAATCTGGTAGACACCTGTGTGAGCTTTGTTGTGATTGCATTGATGTTAAATTATTCAGTAAAACATAAATTGTGATAAAATATCAGGAGTCagacttcaaaataaagttgaagTACATGTTTGTGACGTTGCCAGTGCTTTTCAGGTCAAGCTGCCTAAGTAATCTGGCCACAGTGCCCAGTTGTAATGGATTTTTTCCCATTGAAACCCTTTATGTGAAGAATTTCTGCTGTTATTACAGGGCTGGTAAAACATTACGTAACTGTCTGAAGCGTAGGTGTAGCGACAAAGGCCTCGGAGACACATGCGACCTCAGActgaacaatgaaaaaaaacttcTCTGCTGttgtaagattaaaaaaatgaaaaggtaCACAAATGTCTTGTTGGAAAAGCTTTACTGAGACCTCACAATGAGACTGGGAAGAtgatatttctacaaagttttaCAAAATCCTAACAACACAAGTCTGCAGCTGTTAGAATAACAGGATAGAACAGAAAGAATAAGATCGTTCTGTAAAGATGGTTGACCCAGATGCCAGTTTAAGACTTCTTCTCACcattgaaaaagaaagagaactGAATTCTGAGCTTCATTAGTATCAGTATGAATGCCTACATTTCCCTGCAGCTATAGGGCTGATCAGCACAAAGAAAGCGGCTTTATTTGAGGTATATTTTAATCCAAAGCCCTAATATTTATAGATTCAGTACCTTGTGTGTCCTCATGCATAGGCTTTTGCTAAATAAGCCAAAATCCTGAGCTCAGGCATTATAAATGTTgttgaaacagaaaaaggtaaaatgtcagAGCTTGCCTTGCTTTACATTGTGCTTTCCTTTTAACTTAGAGCGTAAAAAATTGGAAATATGCAAATTCTCCTCCTGGTAATGGGAATTGAAAGAGTCTCGCTAACATTTTCAAACCCTTCATGcacattaaaagaagaaacacTTGTAAAGGAAATTAAAGAATATCAAAGGAGCGAACACAAAGTGTGTATGCAAATGAATGAGCgtcttctttctttgtttttttaatgatttcgCTTCAACCCTCCCGCCTCCTTGCAGCAGCTAAATAATTTGCCTGCATGTGCACAGATCTTGATTCTCCTCCAGTCAAATAAGTAGCGCAGCTCAGCTTTATATCTCAGCCAACTATTTCAGCTCACAAGGGAAAAAGACTATAAATGTCAGACTTAACAAACTTATTTTCCCTcctgtattttcatttttgctgctttatatTTAGGGCGACAGAAGCAGAGCTGTAGTCGACCTAAATTTACCCCTTAGtaatttaaaaagaagtttttttgaattttaaaattatttcatggTAAAAAAGGCACTTTTCTATGAAATCTATGAGTTTGTAGTAGGATATTTCTGTGAAAGGAAGCTGCAATTGTGGACTCTAACCCTGACCTTATAGCACATTCTTTTGGTTTTAGtagttgtacttttttcttgATGGTTCAAAGTTGAGTTATTTTTTTGGAGTCACATTGTTTACAGTTTTTCCCACCATATTAGGGGAGCAGATTTTTAGAGCCAAAACTGATCACTGGTAGATTTAAGGAGTAATCAGAGCATTTATAAAGAGAATGCCTTGACAGTTCAACCCACtgttccaaatgttgccaacaagTTTGTTCAATTTAGAGATTGTGCAAGTTTGCCTGAAATGTCTCATAATCAAAAAATATTACTCAAAATTGCTAGTCTTGAAAATTTATTTGagttaataataaaaaaaaactgctggaaaaatccaaatgttgccaatatatttgtgcaatttagaaatTGTGTGTGAGTTTGCCTGAAATTGCTGATGATTGTAAAAGATAAATCGCCTGAGATTTGGAGTCTATCAATTCTTTTATGttaattatcaaaaattgcaggaaaactcCAGATGTTGCCAACaagtttgtgcaatttagacattgtGTGTGAGTTTGCCTGAAATTTTTGATAATTACAAACAATTAATCATCCAAATTGAGTGTCCAGGAATTCTATGTCAtaattatcaaaaattgcaggcaaatgTCAGATGTTGTCAGCACAACTGCACAACTGAAACATTGTGCAGAagttttcctgattttttttaccattcaaattaaaacataataCATTATTGGGTGTCTATGAGTTAAATTTGTGTTAATTTTCCAAAACTGACAAGAAactccaaatgttgccaacattttttgtcagtttagaCATTGTGCAGAAGTCTGCCTTGattttttgatgattaaaaacaataaattaaccAAGATTTGGAGTCTAGGGATTGTATTTGTGTTTAtaatcaaaaattgcaggaatCTCCagatgttgccaacatatttgtgcaatttagacattgtGGAGAAGTCTGCCAGAAACttttggtgattaaaaacaataaatcaccCAAAACTAGGTGTCAAGGAATTCTTTTTTGTAATCATCAAAACTTGCAGACAATTGCCAAATGTTGGCaatatatttttgcaatttagaaaTTGTGCAGGAATTACCTGAATTTtggatcattaaaatcaataaatgaccCATTATTGGGTGTCTAGgaatttcatttgttttcaattttataACTTGCAGGAAACTACAGATGTTGCCAATAAATTCTAGAAATGTAGACATTGTGCAGAAGTTTGCCTATATGTTTTGcttattgaaaatgaaaaattaccCACTATTAGGTGTCTAGGATTGTATTTGTGTTTATAATCAAAAATTGCAGGGAAACTCCAAATGTTGTCAAcaaatttgtgcaatttggaATTTTTCAAGAGTTTTCTTGAACTTTTTCAGCACTGAAAAACAATGAATTTCCCAAAATTGGGTGTCTTGGAGTTAAATTTAAGTTATTTGTCAAAAACTGCAGGGAACtctaaaagttgccaacatacTTGTGCAATTAAGATAatatgcaggagtttgcctgaaATATTTGAGGACTACAAACAATTAATTACCGCGAAATCTGAGTCAATCAATTCTATTTTTCTTAACAAttaaaaactgcaggaaaactccagatgttgccaacatatttgtgcaaattaGGCACTATGCCTgaaatttttgataattttaaagcaaacaacaccaaaattgacacaagacatgtattatttaaaattatCAACACTTTTTAGATATTCAcaaattttgagtttgatgcatgcaacacattccaaaaaagttgggacaggagcatgtttgaCACTCTTACATCACCATTTCTTCTAAGAACACTCTGCAAGCACCCAGGGACTGTAGATATTAATTGATTAagttttaaagggttttttttcccattcttgttTACATCTTGAGTTGTCTGACAAAGCAGGGATTCTGTTGTCATATTTCGTGCTTCACATTACACCATTCCTTTATCAATAGAAGACAACTCTGGATACACACAGGCCAGTCTAGTGCCTgcactctttaatgtgaagccatgctgttgagACTCATGCAAAGCATGACTTgacattgtcttgctgaaaccAAACAATGTTGTCTTGATGGAAGCACATGTTGCTACTAATACACCCCCCAGGATCTACATCATAGATCCTGGCTTTTGCATGATGTGAGTCCGGATGGTCCTTTCCCTCTTTAGCCGGGAGAACTCGACAGCCGTTATTTGTTTTGTGTAGTGGCTTTAGTAAGTCAGACAGTAAAAGTTTAAGTATGAAGCATGGTAAGAGGTGAAACTGGAACTACATTGCCATAAAAATACACTACTCTGCACTTCAGTTAGTCAAATATCATCATGTATTATGATATGATTGTGTTGTAGTGTCAAATCACTGCATCTTGATGTCATTATCTTGTGCAGTGTACATATTTCAAAGAGCTACACTCTCAGCCTCATTTGGGCTTTGTCTCGTATCGTCTCTGCTCTTTTGTGTCATCTTTGTGTCAGTGAGACCGCTGTGAAATGTACCATTAAAGATCTGGCTGTTATTTCTCTCTCATAGCGATCTGAAATCCCCCTGTGATTGTGAAAAGATCCTGTCAGAAGTCTTTTCAGgtgctctgtgtgtctgctctgatgtgTTATCAAAGGCTCAGAAGCTGTGCTCCTCTTAAGCCACGTCCTGAATGTTTGATCAGCTCGGCTCCAGAGAGGAGCTTTTAGAAAAGTATCTTAGAATGGAAATGATGCTGCACTTttctttgtgtaaaaaaaaaaaagaaaagaaaaaccgTCTGGTTCATTGGTCTGTTTTTATGGTTGGCAGAAGCCTTTTGTGTAATTTAGCACAGAAGTTGGCCGGCGTACAGCAGGCGTCTGGCACCCGGCCTCAACTGAGAGAcaactttttgtttctttcttttcaatTCTCAGCCTTCGGAAAATACTCCATAGTACTAGGGACATAGaaacattttcttctgcttctaTGAGAGAATATAACTCTAAGTTATTAAAGTGGCACTTTCTAGAGACATGGACTTTAGATTTAGGTTTTAAACCAGTGCCTCAACTCTGGTCAGCCTCTGGACCCACCACCACAtctattatgaaaaaaaaaaaacagttaatcaGTGTCAGAAACCAAGATAAAttcataaaattattttaattaacCTAATTTTTTCTACAACAAGGAAAACACATTAGGATACTGCATGTGGTTGCTTACCCCATTTTTTTACAGCCACTGATTACCTGTGCAGGTGTAGCCTCATTCAAGTGAGGTATCAGCAAAATCAACATGGGGGCAATGAGAGGGTCTTACTTCTATTGCAATGGAGAAACggagttttttttctctaatgAAAGAATTCAGAGGAGTCTGACTA
This region includes:
- the lhfpl3 gene encoding LHFPL tetraspan subfamily member 3 protein, coding for MMVPGAPSTTTTMLPASEAAKIYQTNYVRNSRAIGVLWAIFTILFAIVNVVCFIQPYWIGDGVDTPQAGYFGLFHYCIGNGLSRDLTCQGSFTEFSAIPSGAFKAASFFIGMSTVLVLTCIGCFALFFFCSTGTVYKICGWMQLAAGTCLILGCMIYPDGWDSDEVKRMCGEQTDKYTLGACSVRWAYILAIMGIMDALILSFLAFVLGNRQDSLMSEELLGDKTGNNAI